One Lagopus muta isolate bLagMut1 chromosome 10, bLagMut1 primary, whole genome shotgun sequence DNA segment encodes these proteins:
- the LOC125698262 gene encoding uncharacterized protein LOC125698262 isoform X6 yields MPCLSFQMDLLEQVAGEPPGRPSYLLPLFPPWGRGTCIFCAECEGKGTWVNGEGVGGEVGATRVGDSRCGCHQAGSGFTDPQVSSLLLTLQDKVPPFLQLRYWLRSWLWQVWMEQIKAAQVSSSKQAVAGAASTAAFFLCEGLLGRHFDVVPNGAAEPQPGDLFLFPLASRGPGWWGAHAGVYCGDGEIIHLEGTSGTSPTGIVAKHGKSHLLRTRGPAKVLRMKGGLDAAALQWRIRAAMDMVLDYDAVTCNCIHFALALLGLGQLTGDMMFPALQ; encoded by the exons aTGCCATGTCTTTCCTTCCAGATGGACCTCCTGGAGCAGGTAGCTGGGGAGCCACCAGGGAGGCCATCCTacctccttcctctttttccacCCTGGGGTCGTGGCACCTGCATTTTTTGTGCTGAGTGTGAGGGAAAGGGGACGTGGGTGAATGGAGAGGGTGTTGGGGGTGAAGTGGGTGCCACCAGGGTGGGTGACAGCAGGTGTGGGTGCCACCAGGCTGGTTCTGGCTTCACTGACCCCCAGGTGAGCTCCTTGCTGCTGACCCTGCAGGACAAGGTCCCACCATTCCTCCAGCTCCGGTACTGGCTGCGCTCCTGGCTGTGGCAGGTTTGGATGGAACAGATCAAGGCAGCACAG GTGAGCAGCTCCAAGCAG GCAGTGGCAGGAGCGGCAAGCACAGCGGCATTCTTCCTCTGTGAGGGGCTGCTGGGTCGGCACTTTGATGTGGTGCCCAACGGGGCGGCTGAGCCCCAGCCTGGGgacctcttcctcttcccactGGCATCGAGGGGACCTGGCTGGTGGGGTGCCCACGCTGGTGTCTATTGCGGTGATGGGGAGATCATCCACCTGGAAG GCACCTCAGGAACATCCCCAACAGGGATTGTGGCCAAGCACGGTAAGAGCCACCTCCTGAGGACACGAGGCCCCGCCAAGGTGCTGCGGATGAAGGGGGGACTGGATGCGGCTGCCCTGCAGTGGCGGATCCGGGCAGCCATGGACATGGTGCTGGACTATGATGCTGTCACCTGTAACTGCATCCACTTCGCCCTTGCCCTGTTGGGGCTGGGCCAGCTCACTGGGGACATG Atgttcccagcactgcagtga
- the LOC125698262 gene encoding uncharacterized protein LOC125698262 isoform X9 — protein MPCLSFQMDLLEQVAGEPPGRPSYLLPLFPPWGRGTCIFCAECEGKGTWVNGEGVGGEVGATRVGDSRCGCHQAGSGFTDPQVSSLLLTLQDKVPPFLQLRYWLRSWLWQVSSSKQAVAGAASTAAFFLCEGLLGRHFDVVPNGAAEPQPGDLFLFPLASRGPGWWGAHAGVYCGDGEIIHLEGTSGTSPTGIVAKHGKSHLLRTRGPAKVLRMKGGLDAAALQWRIRAAMDMVLDYDAVTCNCIHFALALLGLGQLTGDMMFPALQ, from the exons aTGCCATGTCTTTCCTTCCAGATGGACCTCCTGGAGCAGGTAGCTGGGGAGCCACCAGGGAGGCCATCCTacctccttcctctttttccacCCTGGGGTCGTGGCACCTGCATTTTTTGTGCTGAGTGTGAGGGAAAGGGGACGTGGGTGAATGGAGAGGGTGTTGGGGGTGAAGTGGGTGCCACCAGGGTGGGTGACAGCAGGTGTGGGTGCCACCAGGCTGGTTCTGGCTTCACTGACCCCCAGGTGAGCTCCTTGCTGCTGACCCTGCAGGACAAGGTCCCACCATTCCTCCAGCTCCGGTACTGGCTGCGCTCCTGGCTGTGGCAG GTGAGCAGCTCCAAGCAG GCAGTGGCAGGAGCGGCAAGCACAGCGGCATTCTTCCTCTGTGAGGGGCTGCTGGGTCGGCACTTTGATGTGGTGCCCAACGGGGCGGCTGAGCCCCAGCCTGGGgacctcttcctcttcccactGGCATCGAGGGGACCTGGCTGGTGGGGTGCCCACGCTGGTGTCTATTGCGGTGATGGGGAGATCATCCACCTGGAAG GCACCTCAGGAACATCCCCAACAGGGATTGTGGCCAAGCACGGTAAGAGCCACCTCCTGAGGACACGAGGCCCCGCCAAGGTGCTGCGGATGAAGGGGGGACTGGATGCGGCTGCCCTGCAGTGGCGGATCCGGGCAGCCATGGACATGGTGCTGGACTATGATGCTGTCACCTGTAACTGCATCCACTTCGCCCTTGCCCTGTTGGGGCTGGGCCAGCTCACTGGGGACATG Atgttcccagcactgcagtga
- the LOC125698262 gene encoding uncharacterized protein LOC125698262 isoform X1: MPCLSFQMDLLEQVAGEPPGRPSYLLPLFPPWGRGTCIFCAECEGKGTWVNGEGVGGEVGATRVGDSRCGCHQAGSGFTDPQVSSLLLTLQDKVPPFLQLRYWLRSWLWQVWMEQIKAAQVSSSKQDRHKPVGWHLAGGDMWWCPQAVAGAASTAAFFLCEGLLGRHFDVVPNGAAEPQPGDLFLFPLASRGPGWWGAHAGVYCGDGEIIHLEGTSGTSPTGIVAKHGKSHLLRTRGPAKVLRMKGGLDAAALQWRIRAAMDMVLDYDAVTCNCIHFALALLGLGQLTGDMMFPALQ, encoded by the exons aTGCCATGTCTTTCCTTCCAGATGGACCTCCTGGAGCAGGTAGCTGGGGAGCCACCAGGGAGGCCATCCTacctccttcctctttttccacCCTGGGGTCGTGGCACCTGCATTTTTTGTGCTGAGTGTGAGGGAAAGGGGACGTGGGTGAATGGAGAGGGTGTTGGGGGTGAAGTGGGTGCCACCAGGGTGGGTGACAGCAGGTGTGGGTGCCACCAGGCTGGTTCTGGCTTCACTGACCCCCAGGTGAGCTCCTTGCTGCTGACCCTGCAGGACAAGGTCCCACCATTCCTCCAGCTCCGGTACTGGCTGCGCTCCTGGCTGTGGCAGGTTTGGATGGAACAGATCAAGGCAGCACAG GTGAGCAGCTCCAAGCAG GACAGGCACAAACCTGTGGGGTGGCACCTGGCTGGAGGTGACATGTGGTGGTGTCCCCAGGCAGTGGCAGGAGCGGCAAGCACAGCGGCATTCTTCCTCTGTGAGGGGCTGCTGGGTCGGCACTTTGATGTGGTGCCCAACGGGGCGGCTGAGCCCCAGCCTGGGgacctcttcctcttcccactGGCATCGAGGGGACCTGGCTGGTGGGGTGCCCACGCTGGTGTCTATTGCGGTGATGGGGAGATCATCCACCTGGAAG GCACCTCAGGAACATCCCCAACAGGGATTGTGGCCAAGCACGGTAAGAGCCACCTCCTGAGGACACGAGGCCCCGCCAAGGTGCTGCGGATGAAGGGGGGACTGGATGCGGCTGCCCTGCAGTGGCGGATCCGGGCAGCCATGGACATGGTGCTGGACTATGATGCTGTCACCTGTAACTGCATCCACTTCGCCCTTGCCCTGTTGGGGCTGGGCCAGCTCACTGGGGACATG Atgttcccagcactgcagtga
- the LOC125698262 gene encoding uncharacterized protein LOC125698262 isoform X15, which produces MPCLSFQMDLLEQDKVPPFLQLRYWLRSWLWQVSSSKQAVAGAASTAAFFLCEGLLGRHFDVVPNGAAEPQPGDLFLFPLASRGPGWWGAHAGVYCGDGEIIHLEGTSGTSPTGIVAKHGKSHLLRTRGPAKVLRMKGGLDAAALQWRIRAAMDMVLDYDAVTCNCIHFALALLGLGQLTGDMMFPALQ; this is translated from the exons aTGCCATGTCTTTCCTTCCAGATGGACCTCCTGGAGCAG GACAAGGTCCCACCATTCCTCCAGCTCCGGTACTGGCTGCGCTCCTGGCTGTGGCAG GTGAGCAGCTCCAAGCAG GCAGTGGCAGGAGCGGCAAGCACAGCGGCATTCTTCCTCTGTGAGGGGCTGCTGGGTCGGCACTTTGATGTGGTGCCCAACGGGGCGGCTGAGCCCCAGCCTGGGgacctcttcctcttcccactGGCATCGAGGGGACCTGGCTGGTGGGGTGCCCACGCTGGTGTCTATTGCGGTGATGGGGAGATCATCCACCTGGAAG GCACCTCAGGAACATCCCCAACAGGGATTGTGGCCAAGCACGGTAAGAGCCACCTCCTGAGGACACGAGGCCCCGCCAAGGTGCTGCGGATGAAGGGGGGACTGGATGCGGCTGCCCTGCAGTGGCGGATCCGGGCAGCCATGGACATGGTGCTGGACTATGATGCTGTCACCTGTAACTGCATCCACTTCGCCCTTGCCCTGTTGGGGCTGGGCCAGCTCACTGGGGACATG Atgttcccagcactgcagtga
- the LOC125698262 gene encoding uncharacterized protein LOC125698262 isoform X4 yields the protein MPCLSFQMDLLEQVAGEPPGRPSYLLPLFPPWGRGTCIFCAECEGKGTWVNGEGVGGEVGATRVGDSRCGCHQAGSGFTDPQVSSLLLTLQDKVPPFLQLRYWLRSWLWQVSSSKQDRHKPVGWHLAGGDMWWCPQAVAGAASTAAFFLCEGLLGRHFDVVPNGAAEPQPGDLFLFPLASRGPGWWGAHAGVYCGDGEIIHLEGTSGTSPTGIVAKHGKSHLLRTRGPAKVLRMKGGLDAAALQWRIRAAMDMVLDYDAVTCNCIHFALALLGLGQLTGDMMFPALQ from the exons aTGCCATGTCTTTCCTTCCAGATGGACCTCCTGGAGCAGGTAGCTGGGGAGCCACCAGGGAGGCCATCCTacctccttcctctttttccacCCTGGGGTCGTGGCACCTGCATTTTTTGTGCTGAGTGTGAGGGAAAGGGGACGTGGGTGAATGGAGAGGGTGTTGGGGGTGAAGTGGGTGCCACCAGGGTGGGTGACAGCAGGTGTGGGTGCCACCAGGCTGGTTCTGGCTTCACTGACCCCCAGGTGAGCTCCTTGCTGCTGACCCTGCAGGACAAGGTCCCACCATTCCTCCAGCTCCGGTACTGGCTGCGCTCCTGGCTGTGGCAG GTGAGCAGCTCCAAGCAG GACAGGCACAAACCTGTGGGGTGGCACCTGGCTGGAGGTGACATGTGGTGGTGTCCCCAGGCAGTGGCAGGAGCGGCAAGCACAGCGGCATTCTTCCTCTGTGAGGGGCTGCTGGGTCGGCACTTTGATGTGGTGCCCAACGGGGCGGCTGAGCCCCAGCCTGGGgacctcttcctcttcccactGGCATCGAGGGGACCTGGCTGGTGGGGTGCCCACGCTGGTGTCTATTGCGGTGATGGGGAGATCATCCACCTGGAAG GCACCTCAGGAACATCCCCAACAGGGATTGTGGCCAAGCACGGTAAGAGCCACCTCCTGAGGACACGAGGCCCCGCCAAGGTGCTGCGGATGAAGGGGGGACTGGATGCGGCTGCCCTGCAGTGGCGGATCCGGGCAGCCATGGACATGGTGCTGGACTATGATGCTGTCACCTGTAACTGCATCCACTTCGCCCTTGCCCTGTTGGGGCTGGGCCAGCTCACTGGGGACATG Atgttcccagcactgcagtga
- the LOC125698262 gene encoding uncharacterized protein LOC125698262 isoform X2 — MPCLSFQMDLLEQVAGEPPGRPSYLLPLFPPWGRGTCIFCAECEGKGTWVNGEGVGGEVGATRVGDSRCGCHQAGSGFTDPQVSSLLLTLQDKVPPFLQLRYWLRSWLWQVWMEQIKAAQDRHKPVGWHLAGGDMWWCPQAVAGAASTAAFFLCEGLLGRHFDVVPNGAAEPQPGDLFLFPLASRGPGWWGAHAGVYCGDGEIIHLEGTSGTSPTGIVAKHGKSHLLRTRGPAKVLRMKGGLDAAALQWRIRAAMDMVLDYDAVTCNCIHFALALLGLGQLTGDMMFPALQ, encoded by the exons aTGCCATGTCTTTCCTTCCAGATGGACCTCCTGGAGCAGGTAGCTGGGGAGCCACCAGGGAGGCCATCCTacctccttcctctttttccacCCTGGGGTCGTGGCACCTGCATTTTTTGTGCTGAGTGTGAGGGAAAGGGGACGTGGGTGAATGGAGAGGGTGTTGGGGGTGAAGTGGGTGCCACCAGGGTGGGTGACAGCAGGTGTGGGTGCCACCAGGCTGGTTCTGGCTTCACTGACCCCCAGGTGAGCTCCTTGCTGCTGACCCTGCAGGACAAGGTCCCACCATTCCTCCAGCTCCGGTACTGGCTGCGCTCCTGGCTGTGGCAGGTTTGGATGGAACAGATCAAGGCAGCACAG GACAGGCACAAACCTGTGGGGTGGCACCTGGCTGGAGGTGACATGTGGTGGTGTCCCCAGGCAGTGGCAGGAGCGGCAAGCACAGCGGCATTCTTCCTCTGTGAGGGGCTGCTGGGTCGGCACTTTGATGTGGTGCCCAACGGGGCGGCTGAGCCCCAGCCTGGGgacctcttcctcttcccactGGCATCGAGGGGACCTGGCTGGTGGGGTGCCCACGCTGGTGTCTATTGCGGTGATGGGGAGATCATCCACCTGGAAG GCACCTCAGGAACATCCCCAACAGGGATTGTGGCCAAGCACGGTAAGAGCCACCTCCTGAGGACACGAGGCCCCGCCAAGGTGCTGCGGATGAAGGGGGGACTGGATGCGGCTGCCCTGCAGTGGCGGATCCGGGCAGCCATGGACATGGTGCTGGACTATGATGCTGTCACCTGTAACTGCATCCACTTCGCCCTTGCCCTGTTGGGGCTGGGCCAGCTCACTGGGGACATG Atgttcccagcactgcagtga
- the LOC125698262 gene encoding uncharacterized protein LOC125698262 isoform X11: MDLLEQVSSLLLTLQDKVPPFLQLRYWLRSWLWQVWMEQIKAAQVSSSKQDRHKPVGWHLAGGDMWWCPQAVAGAASTAAFFLCEGLLGRHFDVVPNGAAEPQPGDLFLFPLASRGPGWWGAHAGVYCGDGEIIHLEGTSGTSPTGIVAKHGKSHLLRTRGPAKVLRMKGGLDAAALQWRIRAAMDMVLDYDAVTCNCIHFALALLGLGQLTGDMMFPALQ; encoded by the exons ATGGACCTCCTGGAGCAG GTGAGCTCCTTGCTGCTGACCCTGCAGGACAAGGTCCCACCATTCCTCCAGCTCCGGTACTGGCTGCGCTCCTGGCTGTGGCAGGTTTGGATGGAACAGATCAAGGCAGCACAG GTGAGCAGCTCCAAGCAG GACAGGCACAAACCTGTGGGGTGGCACCTGGCTGGAGGTGACATGTGGTGGTGTCCCCAGGCAGTGGCAGGAGCGGCAAGCACAGCGGCATTCTTCCTCTGTGAGGGGCTGCTGGGTCGGCACTTTGATGTGGTGCCCAACGGGGCGGCTGAGCCCCAGCCTGGGgacctcttcctcttcccactGGCATCGAGGGGACCTGGCTGGTGGGGTGCCCACGCTGGTGTCTATTGCGGTGATGGGGAGATCATCCACCTGGAAG GCACCTCAGGAACATCCCCAACAGGGATTGTGGCCAAGCACGGTAAGAGCCACCTCCTGAGGACACGAGGCCCCGCCAAGGTGCTGCGGATGAAGGGGGGACTGGATGCGGCTGCCCTGCAGTGGCGGATCCGGGCAGCCATGGACATGGTGCTGGACTATGATGCTGTCACCTGTAACTGCATCCACTTCGCCCTTGCCCTGTTGGGGCTGGGCCAGCTCACTGGGGACATG Atgttcccagcactgcagtga
- the LOC125698262 gene encoding uncharacterized protein LOC125698262 isoform X5: MSFLPDGPPGAGELLAADPAGQGPTIPPAPVLAALLAVAGLDGTDQGSTGEQLQAGKCQHPQLHLTLPILPPIGQTCFCSVPMVALDSSCPPELIGDDLPDLFPGPWRSKPLQDRHKPVGWHLAGGDMWWCPQAVAGAASTAAFFLCEGLLGRHFDVVPNGAAEPQPGDLFLFPLASRGPGWWGAHAGVYCGDGEIIHLEGTSGTSPTGIVAKHGKSHLLRTRGPAKVLRMKGGLDAAALQWRIRAAMDMVLDYDAVTCNCIHFALALLGLGQLTGDMMFPALQ; encoded by the exons ATGTCTTTCCTTCCAGATGGACCTCCTGGAGCAG GTGAGCTCCTTGCTGCTGACCCTGCAGGACAAGGTCCCACCATTCCTCCAGCTCCGGTACTGGCTGCGCTCCTGGCTGTGGCAGGTTTGGATGGAACAGATCAAGGCAGCACAG GTGAGCAGCTCCAAGCAGGTAAGTGCCAGCATCCACAGCTGCACCTCACGCTACCCATCCTACCACCTATAGGGCAAACCTGCTTTTGCTCAGTGCCCATGGTTGCTCTGGACTCAAGCTGTCCACCTGAGTTGATTGGAGATGACCTCCCAGATCTCTTCCCTGGTCCATGGAGATCCAAACCTCTGCAGGACAGGCACAAACCTGTGGGGTGGCACCTGGCTGGAGGTGACATGTGGTGGTGTCCCCAGGCAGTGGCAGGAGCGGCAAGCACAGCGGCATTCTTCCTCTGTGAGGGGCTGCTGGGTCGGCACTTTGATGTGGTGCCCAACGGGGCGGCTGAGCCCCAGCCTGGGgacctcttcctcttcccactGGCATCGAGGGGACCTGGCTGGTGGGGTGCCCACGCTGGTGTCTATTGCGGTGATGGGGAGATCATCCACCTGGAAG GCACCTCAGGAACATCCCCAACAGGGATTGTGGCCAAGCACGGTAAGAGCCACCTCCTGAGGACACGAGGCCCCGCCAAGGTGCTGCGGATGAAGGGGGGACTGGATGCGGCTGCCCTGCAGTGGCGGATCCGGGCAGCCATGGACATGGTGCTGGACTATGATGCTGTCACCTGTAACTGCATCCACTTCGCCCTTGCCCTGTTGGGGCTGGGCCAGCTCACTGGGGACATG Atgttcccagcactgcagtga
- the LOC125698262 gene encoding uncharacterized protein LOC125698262 isoform X12 encodes MSFLPDGPPGAGELLAADPAGQGPTIPPAPVLAALLAVAVGFWGEVGPSSTSVTNGCLSFQVSSSKQAVAGAASTAAFFLCEGLLGRHFDVVPNGAAEPQPGDLFLFPLASRGPGWWGAHAGVYCGDGEIIHLEGTSGTSPTGIVAKHGKSHLLRTRGPAKVLRMKGGLDAAALQWRIRAAMDMVLDYDAVTCNCIHFALALLGLGQLTGDMMFPALQ; translated from the exons ATGTCTTTCCTTCCAGATGGACCTCCTGGAGCAG GTGAGCTCCTTGCTGCTGACCCTGCAGGACAAGGTCCCACCATTCCTCCAGCTCCGGTACTGGCTGCGCTCCTGGCTGTGGCAG TTGGGTTCTGGGGTGAGGTGGGTCCCAGTTCCACCAGCGTGACCAATGGGTGTTTGTCCTTCCAGGTGAGCAGCTCCAAGCAG GCAGTGGCAGGAGCGGCAAGCACAGCGGCATTCTTCCTCTGTGAGGGGCTGCTGGGTCGGCACTTTGATGTGGTGCCCAACGGGGCGGCTGAGCCCCAGCCTGGGgacctcttcctcttcccactGGCATCGAGGGGACCTGGCTGGTGGGGTGCCCACGCTGGTGTCTATTGCGGTGATGGGGAGATCATCCACCTGGAAG GCACCTCAGGAACATCCCCAACAGGGATTGTGGCCAAGCACGGTAAGAGCCACCTCCTGAGGACACGAGGCCCCGCCAAGGTGCTGCGGATGAAGGGGGGACTGGATGCGGCTGCCCTGCAGTGGCGGATCCGGGCAGCCATGGACATGGTGCTGGACTATGATGCTGTCACCTGTAACTGCATCCACTTCGCCCTTGCCCTGTTGGGGCTGGGCCAGCTCACTGGGGACATG Atgttcccagcactgcagtga
- the LOC125698262 gene encoding uncharacterized protein LOC125698262 isoform X13, whose protein sequence is MPCLSFQMDLLEQVSSLLLTLQDKVPPFLQLRYWLRSWLWQVSSSKQDRHKPVGWHLAGGDMWWCPQAVAGAASTAAFFLCEGLLGRHFDVVPNGAAEPQPGDLFLFPLASRGPGWWGAHAGVYCGDGEIIHLEGTSGTSPTGIVAKHGKSHLLRTRGPAKVLRMKGGLDAAALQWRIRAAMDMVLDYDAVTCNCIHFALALLGLGQLTGDMMFPALQ, encoded by the exons aTGCCATGTCTTTCCTTCCAGATGGACCTCCTGGAGCAG GTGAGCTCCTTGCTGCTGACCCTGCAGGACAAGGTCCCACCATTCCTCCAGCTCCGGTACTGGCTGCGCTCCTGGCTGTGGCAG GTGAGCAGCTCCAAGCAG GACAGGCACAAACCTGTGGGGTGGCACCTGGCTGGAGGTGACATGTGGTGGTGTCCCCAGGCAGTGGCAGGAGCGGCAAGCACAGCGGCATTCTTCCTCTGTGAGGGGCTGCTGGGTCGGCACTTTGATGTGGTGCCCAACGGGGCGGCTGAGCCCCAGCCTGGGgacctcttcctcttcccactGGCATCGAGGGGACCTGGCTGGTGGGGTGCCCACGCTGGTGTCTATTGCGGTGATGGGGAGATCATCCACCTGGAAG GCACCTCAGGAACATCCCCAACAGGGATTGTGGCCAAGCACGGTAAGAGCCACCTCCTGAGGACACGAGGCCCCGCCAAGGTGCTGCGGATGAAGGGGGGACTGGATGCGGCTGCCCTGCAGTGGCGGATCCGGGCAGCCATGGACATGGTGCTGGACTATGATGCTGTCACCTGTAACTGCATCCACTTCGCCCTTGCCCTGTTGGGGCTGGGCCAGCTCACTGGGGACATG Atgttcccagcactgcagtga
- the LOC125698262 gene encoding uncharacterized protein LOC125698262 isoform X10, which yields MSFLPDGPPGAGQGPTIPPAPVLAALLAVAGEQLQAGKCQHPQLHLTLPILPPIGQTCFCSVPMVALDSSCPPELIGDDLPDLFPGPWRSKPLQDRHKPVGWHLAGGDMWWCPQAVAGAASTAAFFLCEGLLGRHFDVVPNGAAEPQPGDLFLFPLASRGPGWWGAHAGVYCGDGEIIHLEGTSGTSPTGIVAKHGKSHLLRTRGPAKVLRMKGGLDAAALQWRIRAAMDMVLDYDAVTCNCIHFALALLGLGQLTGDMMFPALQ from the exons ATGTCTTTCCTTCCAGATGGACCTCCTGGAGCAG GACAAGGTCCCACCATTCCTCCAGCTCCGGTACTGGCTGCGCTCCTGGCTGTGGCAG GTGAGCAGCTCCAAGCAGGTAAGTGCCAGCATCCACAGCTGCACCTCACGCTACCCATCCTACCACCTATAGGGCAAACCTGCTTTTGCTCAGTGCCCATGGTTGCTCTGGACTCAAGCTGTCCACCTGAGTTGATTGGAGATGACCTCCCAGATCTCTTCCCTGGTCCATGGAGATCCAAACCTCTGCAGGACAGGCACAAACCTGTGGGGTGGCACCTGGCTGGAGGTGACATGTGGTGGTGTCCCCAGGCAGTGGCAGGAGCGGCAAGCACAGCGGCATTCTTCCTCTGTGAGGGGCTGCTGGGTCGGCACTTTGATGTGGTGCCCAACGGGGCGGCTGAGCCCCAGCCTGGGgacctcttcctcttcccactGGCATCGAGGGGACCTGGCTGGTGGGGTGCCCACGCTGGTGTCTATTGCGGTGATGGGGAGATCATCCACCTGGAAG GCACCTCAGGAACATCCCCAACAGGGATTGTGGCCAAGCACGGTAAGAGCCACCTCCTGAGGACACGAGGCCCCGCCAAGGTGCTGCGGATGAAGGGGGGACTGGATGCGGCTGCCCTGCAGTGGCGGATCCGGGCAGCCATGGACATGGTGCTGGACTATGATGCTGTCACCTGTAACTGCATCCACTTCGCCCTTGCCCTGTTGGGGCTGGGCCAGCTCACTGGGGACATG Atgttcccagcactgcagtga
- the LOC125698262 gene encoding uncharacterized protein LOC125698262 isoform X7, translating to MSFLPDGPPGAGQGPTIPPAPVLAALLAVAGLDGTDQGSTGEQLQAGKCQHPQLHLTLPILPPIGQTCFCSVPMVALDSSCPPELIGDDLPDLFPGPWRSKPLQDRHKPVGWHLAGGDMWWCPQAVAGAASTAAFFLCEGLLGRHFDVVPNGAAEPQPGDLFLFPLASRGPGWWGAHAGVYCGDGEIIHLEGTSGTSPTGIVAKHGKSHLLRTRGPAKVLRMKGGLDAAALQWRIRAAMDMVLDYDAVTCNCIHFALALLGLGQLTGDMMFPALQ from the exons ATGTCTTTCCTTCCAGATGGACCTCCTGGAGCAG GACAAGGTCCCACCATTCCTCCAGCTCCGGTACTGGCTGCGCTCCTGGCTGTGGCAGGTTTGGATGGAACAGATCAAGGCAGCACAG GTGAGCAGCTCCAAGCAGGTAAGTGCCAGCATCCACAGCTGCACCTCACGCTACCCATCCTACCACCTATAGGGCAAACCTGCTTTTGCTCAGTGCCCATGGTTGCTCTGGACTCAAGCTGTCCACCTGAGTTGATTGGAGATGACCTCCCAGATCTCTTCCCTGGTCCATGGAGATCCAAACCTCTGCAGGACAGGCACAAACCTGTGGGGTGGCACCTGGCTGGAGGTGACATGTGGTGGTGTCCCCAGGCAGTGGCAGGAGCGGCAAGCACAGCGGCATTCTTCCTCTGTGAGGGGCTGCTGGGTCGGCACTTTGATGTGGTGCCCAACGGGGCGGCTGAGCCCCAGCCTGGGgacctcttcctcttcccactGGCATCGAGGGGACCTGGCTGGTGGGGTGCCCACGCTGGTGTCTATTGCGGTGATGGGGAGATCATCCACCTGGAAG GCACCTCAGGAACATCCCCAACAGGGATTGTGGCCAAGCACGGTAAGAGCCACCTCCTGAGGACACGAGGCCCCGCCAAGGTGCTGCGGATGAAGGGGGGACTGGATGCGGCTGCCCTGCAGTGGCGGATCCGGGCAGCCATGGACATGGTGCTGGACTATGATGCTGTCACCTGTAACTGCATCCACTTCGCCCTTGCCCTGTTGGGGCTGGGCCAGCTCACTGGGGACATG Atgttcccagcactgcagtga
- the LOC125698262 gene encoding uncharacterized protein LOC125698262 isoform X8 yields the protein MSFLPDGPPGAGELLAADPAGQGPTIPPAPVLAALLAVAGEQLQAGKCQHPQLHLTLPILPPIGQTCFCSVPMVALDSSCPPELIGDDLPDLFPGPWRSKPLQDRHKPVGWHLAGGDMWWCPQAVAGAASTAAFFLCEGLLGRHFDVVPNGAAEPQPGDLFLFPLASRGPGWWGAHAGVYCGDGEIIHLEGTSGTSPTGIVAKHGKSHLLRTRGPAKVLRMKGGLDAAALQWRIRAAMDMVLDYDAVTCNCIHFALALLGLGQLTGDMMFPALQ from the exons ATGTCTTTCCTTCCAGATGGACCTCCTGGAGCAG GTGAGCTCCTTGCTGCTGACCCTGCAGGACAAGGTCCCACCATTCCTCCAGCTCCGGTACTGGCTGCGCTCCTGGCTGTGGCAG GTGAGCAGCTCCAAGCAGGTAAGTGCCAGCATCCACAGCTGCACCTCACGCTACCCATCCTACCACCTATAGGGCAAACCTGCTTTTGCTCAGTGCCCATGGTTGCTCTGGACTCAAGCTGTCCACCTGAGTTGATTGGAGATGACCTCCCAGATCTCTTCCCTGGTCCATGGAGATCCAAACCTCTGCAGGACAGGCACAAACCTGTGGGGTGGCACCTGGCTGGAGGTGACATGTGGTGGTGTCCCCAGGCAGTGGCAGGAGCGGCAAGCACAGCGGCATTCTTCCTCTGTGAGGGGCTGCTGGGTCGGCACTTTGATGTGGTGCCCAACGGGGCGGCTGAGCCCCAGCCTGGGgacctcttcctcttcccactGGCATCGAGGGGACCTGGCTGGTGGGGTGCCCACGCTGGTGTCTATTGCGGTGATGGGGAGATCATCCACCTGGAAG GCACCTCAGGAACATCCCCAACAGGGATTGTGGCCAAGCACGGTAAGAGCCACCTCCTGAGGACACGAGGCCCCGCCAAGGTGCTGCGGATGAAGGGGGGACTGGATGCGGCTGCCCTGCAGTGGCGGATCCGGGCAGCCATGGACATGGTGCTGGACTATGATGCTGTCACCTGTAACTGCATCCACTTCGCCCTTGCCCTGTTGGGGCTGGGCCAGCTCACTGGGGACATG Atgttcccagcactgcagtga